The following proteins come from a genomic window of Gossypium raimondii isolate GPD5lz chromosome 5, ASM2569854v1, whole genome shotgun sequence:
- the LOC105771130 gene encoding pentatricopeptide repeat-containing protein At1g28690, mitochondrial has product MKSGRLPLIKSSIFSSSPNHRSLLIPLNTTASTNHQNYLSNPTSTTFSIAIQHFINSDTPFHGQKIHAHIIKSGFSPNTNISIKLLILHLKTGCLRYATQMFDELPQHTLSAYNYLIGGYLKNGNVQESLGLVRRMVDSGEKPDGFTFSMILKASACGSSTVTLPRFLGRMAHALMVKLDVEPDEVLYTALVDSYVKSGKVQYARTVFDMMLEKNVVCSTALITGYMNNGSVEEAENVFNKTVEKDIVVFNAMIEGYSKSVETAKKGLEIFVEMQRLNFRPNISTFVSLIGACSVLSVVEIGQQVQGQLMKTESFMDIKIASALVDMHAKCGRIEDARRVFDYMPEKNVFTWTSMIDGYGKNGNPIKALELFYVMQECCVEPNDVTFLSALSACGHAGLLAKGREIFESMERDYSIKPKMEHYACMVDLLGRAGRLDLAWELVMGMPEKPNSDVWAALLSSCRLHGDVQMASIAANELFKLNADSRPGAFVALSNTLAAAGKWDGVSDLREMMKIIK; this is encoded by the exons ATGAAAAGTGGAAGACTTCCCTTGATCAAATCGTCCATTTTCTCATCATCACCCAACCATCGAAGCTTGCTGATCCCGCTTAATACTACTGCTTCGACAAACCACCAAAACTATCTCTCTAACCCAACCTCCACAACTTTCTCTATTGCCATTCAACATTTCATTAACTCAGATACCCCTTTCCATGGCCAAAAGATTCACGCCCACATTATAAAATCTGGGTTTTCTCCCAATACGAATATTTCCATCAAACTCCTTATATTGCACCTAAAAACTGGGTGCTTGAGATATGCCacccaaatgttcgatgaattgCCGCAGCACACTTTGTCCGCATACAATTATTTGATTGGTGGGTACCTTAAAAATGGGAATGTTCAGGAGTCACTTGGTTTGGTTCGCAGAATGGTTGATTCAGGTGAAAAGCCTGATGGGTTCACATTTTCGATGATTTTAAAGGCGTCTGCTTGTGGGAGTAGTACAGTGACGTTACCGCGGTTTTTAGGAAGGATGGCCCATGCCCTGATGGTGAAATTGGATGTAGAGCCTGATGAAGTGCTTTATACAGCGCTTGTTGACTCATATGTGAAGAGTGGGAAGGTTCAATATGCCAGAACTGTTTTTGATATGATGTTGGAAAAGAATGTGGTTTGCTCAACGGCATTGATCACTGGCTACATGAACAATGGATCGGTAGAGGAGGCTGAAAATGTGTTTAATAAAACGGTTGAAAAAGATATCGTAGTTTTCAATGCAATGATTGAAGGTTACAGTAAATCAGTTGAAACTGCTAAGAAAGGGCTTGAGATTTTTGTTGAAATGCAACGGTTGAATTTCCGGCCTAATATTTCAACTTTTGTGAGTCTAATTGGAGCTTGTTCTGTTTTATCAGTAGTTGAAATAGGTCAACAAGTTCAAGGTCAATTAATGAAGACTGAGTCCTTTATGGACATCAAGATTGCAAGTGCTCTTGTTGATATGCATGCAAAATGTGGAAGAATTGAGGATGCCAGAAGAGTTTTCGACTACATGCCGGAAAAGAATGTTTTCACATGGACCTCAATGATTGATGGATATGGGAAGAATGGGAACCCAATTAAAGCGCTGGAACTGTTCTATGTGATGCAAGAGTGTTGTGTCGAACCAAATGATGTAACATTCCTTAGCGCTCTCTCTGCTTGTGGACATGCCGGTTTACTTGCCAAAGGCCGTGAAATCTTTGAGAGTATGGAGAGAGATTACTCAATAAAACCGAAGATGGAGCACTATGCTTGCATGGTTGACCTTCTGGGACGTGCAGGGCGTTTAGATCTGGCATGGGAACTTGTAATGGGGATGCCTGAGAAGCCCAATTCTGATGTTTGGGCAGCTTTGCTCAGTTCTTGCAGGCTACATGGCGATGTACAAATGGCTAGCATAGCTGCCAACGAACTTTTTAAGTTAAATGCCGACAGTAGGCCAGGGGCATTTGTTGCTCTATCAAATACTTTGGCAGCTGCTGGAAAATGGGATGGTGTGAGTGATTTGAGGGAGATGATGAAG ATAATCAAGTGA
- the LOC105769242 gene encoding signaling peptide TAXIMIN 1 yields the protein MCCCCCDDDCECRPLGFLLGLPFAFLSLLISMVGIIVWIVGLVLTCICPCCLCVTIIVEFALCLIKAPVLVMKWFTSKIPC from the exons ATGTGTTGCTGCTGCTGTGATGACGATTGTGAATGCAGGCCTTTAGGCTTCCTCTTGGGTCTGCCCTTTGCGTTTTTATCCCTCCTTATCTCCATGGTCGGCATAATCGTCTGGATTGTAGG GTTGGTGTTGACTTGCATCTGCCCGTGTTGCTTGTGCGTAACAATCATAGTAGAGTTTGCACTCTGTTTGATCAAGGCTCCCGTTCTGGTCATGAAGTGGTTCACCTCTAAGATCCCTTGTTAG